In the Thermomicrobiales bacterium genome, CGCCGGGGATCAGCCCGACGCGGCCCTCGGCCACCAGCGACTCCGGCACAGTCGAAGCCCAGACACCGGTGTGGACAACGCCGATGTTGATCGGGATCTTGTTGGCGATCGATGCGTAGAGTGGGTGCTGGAGCGTCGCGTTTCGTTCGGCCTCGAAGGCAAGCAGGTCCTGGAAGATCGGCACGAACTTCTCCAGCGCGGAGACTCCCTCGTCACGGACGGCCGCGTGAGCGGATCTGCCCTGAATCGTCATTCGGAACACCAGCGAGCCACCCTGGGCGGTGACCAACGCCAGCCGGGTGGGTTCGGTGATGAGCGTCGCGTCACCACGATACCCGCGCAAGATCGAAGAGAGGGCTCCGAGGCCACCGTCCTCTTCGCCAACCGTTGACAGGATCGTCGCGTCGCCGGCCAACTGAATGCCGAGCGTGTCAAGCGCATCGAATGCGGCCAGGAAGCTGACCAACCCACCGTGCATGTCGCAAGAGCCGCGTCCATACAGCAGGTCGCCGACAACCTCGCCGCCGAGCGGGTTGTGCGTCCAGGTCGCAGGATCGCCCGGCTCGACGGTGTCGACGTGGGCGTTGAGCAGGATCGACCGTCCGCCTCCCGCGCCACGCCGGATTCCGGCGACGTTCGCGCGGCCCGCGAAGACCGTCTGCCGCCCGACATGCTCGACAAATGGCGCAATCTCCTCGGGTGTTGCTTCCCATGCGTCCACATCCAGCGCCCGGTCTGCGAACGCCGCCGCGACGACTCGCTGGACCGGCCCTTCGTCATTTGTCACTGATGGGATCTGGACGAGTGATTGCAGCAGCGCGACGGTTGTGTCGCGCCGCTCGTCAATCGCCTGGCAGATTCTCGTTACCAGCGCCTGGTCGATCGACGACATCCGTCTCTCCTTAGTACATCCGTTCGATGTCGAGCACGTTGCGCATGTCGCTGGATCGTCCCTCGACGTAGCAGCGCAGATTGTGCAGGAAGATATCCGTGATCCGGCCATTCTCCCGGTCCGACGTGCTGGCCGAATGCGGGTTGATCAACACATTCGGCAGATCCCAGAACGGGGAGTCAGCCGGCAGCGGCTCGGTTCTGAAGACATCGAGCGCGGCAAAGCGGATCGTGCCGTCAAGGAGCTTCTCGAGCAACGCGGCCTCGTCGACCAGTGGCCCGCGGCCGATATTGATGAAGACGGCGCCCGGCGCCACAGCGTTGAAGGCTGCCCGGTCCATGATGTTCTCTGTCTCTGGGGTATGCGGCGCACAGAGGACGATCGCATCGGCAATACCGAGCATCTCGTGGAGCTCGTCGCGACGATAGAGACGCTCGACGCCCAGTTCTGCCGCGCGCTCCGGCCGGCAATCGCGCGCGGTGGCTACCGGGCGCATGTCGAAACATCGGGAGATACGGATGATCTCGCTGCCGATCTTGCCGGGCCCGACGATCGCGATGACCTTGCCGGACAGCTCATCCGAACAGAAGCGCACCCAACGATGAGCAGCCTGGTCGTTACGTAGGCGATCATGCTCCTTCACCACCATTAACAGCGCCATCATGACGAACTCGGCGAGTGGCCGGACGTGGACACCGCTGGCGGTCGTGATGATCAGCTCGCCTGGCTTGATCCCCATTGTGGCTACCGTCCGGCCAACTCCGGCGCTGGTTGTCTGAATCCAGCCAACACGCGGTGACGCCTCGTGGGGATGGAGCCTGCCGGGCGGGAAATCGAAGAGGATGTCGGCCGTCGCCAGCAATTCTGCCCAGCGCGCTGCTTGCTCGGAGGTGTGGTGATAGTCGTCGATGCCGTTGTGATCGGCGGTGTATCTGGTCGGAGGCAGCAGATCCGGCTCGTAGATCACGTCGACGCCGGCCGGCGCTTCACGTCTGATCCGATCGACGTGCTCGGCCTCGAGCGGCGTTGTGATCATCACCCGATGTGTCCCCACAACCATCCCTTTCAGTTCCCTCAATCGTTGCGACGGCAGGATAGCACAGCGTTCGTAGGTTAGAATCGCCCCGACAACCAGGTGAACGACATGGGGAGGAACGAGAAAATGGCAGACAACAACCCGGTTCTGGCGCGTCGACTGACACGCGCCCAGCAGGAGATGGCGCGGCAGGGGGTTGACTACCTGCTGGTGACGCCGTCGTCCGACTTGACATATCTGCTCGGATATCCGGCGCATGCATCAGAGCGACTGACGTTGCTCGGCGTCCCGCGTGAAGGCCGGCCGTTCGTCGTGGCCCCGCAACTGGAGGCTGTTCGGCTCGAGGCGCGGCGCGACATCGTCGATGTCCATGCCTGGGGCGAGACGGAGAATCCGTCGGCGCTGGTCGCGTCGCTGGTCGGTGACGCCGCCGGGAAGACGATAGCCGTGAGCGACCAGACTTTCTCTGTCTTTTTGATGCGGCTGCAGGCAGCCTTGCCTGGGGCAAGCTGGATCCCTGGTGGACACGTCATCGGACTGCTGCGCGTCGTCAAGGACGAGGCGGAAGTCGCGGCGCTGCGGGAGGCTGCCCGGCGGACCGACATCGGTTGGGCGCGGTTCGTCGAGTCCACGCGACTGTCGGGTCTGACGGAGCTTCAGGCCGCCGAGAGATTGGCTCAATGCCTGGCTGACGAGGGGTTGCCGAAGCCGGGATTCCTCATCGTTGCCAGCGGCCCGGGGTCAGCTTCGCCGCATCATATGACGGGCGAGCGAGTCATTGCGGAGGGAGACTCGGTCGTCTTCGACTTCGGCAGTACCTGGGAACACTACTATTCGGACATCACCCGGACCGTCCATGTCGGCGAACCGAGCGAGGAGTACCGCACGGTCTATGAGACTGTCCTGCAGGCGAATGCCGCGGCCAAGGCGGCTGCCCGACCGGGCGTGGCGTGCGAGGCCGTCGACAAGGCAGCCCGAGACGTCATCGAAGCAGCGGGCTATGGTGAGTACTTTATCCACCGCGTCGGCCACGGTCTTGGGCTGGATGTCCATGAGGAGCCGTACATGGTCCACGGCAACGCGACGCCACTACAGCCAGGCATGGTCTTTTCGGACGAGCCCGGTATCTACATTCCCGGTAAGTTCGGCGTGCGGATCGAGGATATCCTCGTTTGCACCGAAGACGGCTACGAGAGCCTGAATAACGCAGCCCGCGACCTGACAGTGATGGATTAGTCCATCGATCGGTTACGCTATCGCAATAGACAGAAAGGGCAGGGAATGGTCGAGATTCCAGCGACGGCTGAGGTCGTCATCATCGGCGCCGGTATCATGGGATGCTCGATCGCGTACCACCTTGCCGAGCGAGGGGTTCGCGATGTGGTTGTGCTGGAACGCGACCAGATTGGCCGCGGCGCAACGGCCGATGCGGCCGGCGGAATCCGGCTGCAGTTCTCGACCGAGACAAATATCCGACTCTCGCAGATCAGCCTCGAATACTGGGAGCAGTTTGAGGAACGATTCGGTGTCGATATCAACCTGCGGCAGCAAGGCTATCTCTTCCTGCTCACTGGCCAGGACGAGGTCGAAGTCTTTCAACAGAACCTCGCCCTCCAACAGTCTCTCGGCGTGCCGGTGCGCTGGGTAACCCCGGATGATATTCGCGCACTGAACCCGGCTGTCGTGGTGGACGACGTGATCGGCGGAACCTTCTGTCCGCGCGATGGCTGGGCCGATACGTCGACCAGCACGATGGGATTCGCCCAGGCGGCGCGTCGGCTCGGCGTCCGTATCGTCGAGGACGCTCCGGTCACCGGGTTTGACATTGGGGATGGGCGTATTCGCGGTGTTCGTAGCGGCGACTCACGGATCTCCGCGCCATTGGTCATCTGTTGCGCTGGGCCGCAGACGAACGCGGTCGGAGCGTTAGCAGGGCTGGACTTGCCGATCCACCCGTACCGGCGGATGTCGTTCATCACCGAGCCGTTTGACCTGATCCCGCCGACGGCTCCGATGACGATCGAGTTTGCTCGATCGCTGTACTTTCACCCCGAGAGTCAGGGCTTCCTCTTCGGCATGAGCAACAAGGATGAGCCCAGCTCGGAGAACAAGGTCGTGGACGACGACTGGATGGTGGCAACGGTTGAAGCACTGATCGAGCGCGCGCCGGTCTTCGAGGAGGCGGCTGTGCTGCGTGGCTGGGCGGGCTTCTACGAGGTCACCCCCGATGACAACCCGCTGGTTGGCCCCGTGCCGGAAATGGGGGGGTTGCTGGTGGCTGCCGGCTTCTCCGGTCACGGCTTCATGCAAGGGCCGGCCATCGGGAAGGTGGTTGCCGAGATGGTTGTGGATGGTGAGTCGAGCGCGATTGACGTGTCCGCCTTTCGCCCCAGCCGGTTTCAGGAGGGCGCGCTCGCGCAGGAGCATAACGTCATCTAGAGTCGGACGAGAGCGCTATGATCGTGGGAGTCGGCTATATCTCGGTACAGCTCTTCGAGAGCCAGTCGTTGAAGGAGAAGCGCCGCGTGGTTCGCTCGGTCGTCGAGCGGGCGCGATCGCGCTTCAACGTCAGCGTCGCTGAAGTCGACTATCTCGATTCCTGGCAGATGGCGGGTATCGGATTCAGTTGCGTGTCCAATTCCAGCATTCATGCCGACCGCATGCTCGCGGAGATCATCAAGTTCTTTGAAGCCAATCTCGCGTTTGGCGCGATCGCAGATATCTCGACCGAGCTGATCCACGTCGGCTGACAACGTGAGATGCCTCTCCGATCCGGAGAGGCATCTCACATTCAACCGCCTGAAATCGGGGCTAGTGCACTCCCCAGGGGAGTTTGCTCAACTCGAACCAGGAGAAGCCGTACAACCCAACGAACAACGCCAGGTAGATGAGCGCAAGCACCAGCGCGCCGGGGGTCTCAAACCCTTCGTGCTCTTTGTGCTTCTTGACGACAGCCTCATCCTCGCCAGATGCGCCAGAGACAACCGGCACCGGCGCAAACGTATCCGCCATGATCTTCCCGAGGTACGGAGTGGCCGAGCGTTTCCCGGTGAACACGGTCCCGACGATAACCGTCACGAACATGGCTCCACCGATCACGGCGAGAATACCGCCGATCCCGAGGAAAGCCAGGAACACGTCGATCGTCCGGGTCTCGAAGATATCGGACTTCAGCGGAAAGACGGAGGACGAGAACGTGATGTCCCAGTGCCGGCGTGGAACACCCCAGTGCCCCGCCAGCCCCATGCCTGCCGCCCAGATCACCATGCCTGCGCCGTAGATGTACGGCTGCCAGCGTGCGAACCCGCGTAGGACCAGCTCACGCTGGAAGATCAATGGAACCAGGTAGTAGGACAGCCCCATGAAGGCGATCGTCGTCCCGGTAACCACGGTCATGTGGAAGTGGGACGGGGAGAGAAGCGTGTTGTGCATGATCAGGTTGACCTGCGGGCCACCGATGATCACGCCACTGATGCCGCCCATGACACCGAAGAGGAAGAGGCTTACTGCCAGGGCCGCGAAGCCCGGCTCGCCCCAGGGGGCGCGTCGTAGCCACCCAAAGAGCCCCTTGCGGAAGCCCTGCTCGCGAAGCCCCAGCTCAATCGAGGCCGGGATGCTGAAGCCGTGGATCAGGCTCCCAAGAACCGCCAGGTACATCATGTAGCTGGTGTTGATGTTCCGGAACCACGGTGTCAGGCCCGGGTCGGCGAGAAGGTGGTGAATGGAGCCCATGTTGATGAAGAAGATGTAGAGGACAATCGCGAAGCGGCTCAGGCCTTCGTTCAGTGGCTTGGCGCCGGTGGTCAGGCTTGCAAGCCCATACCAGATCGCGACCATTGCCGCGAGATTGATCTGTTGGGCGCCATGTCCAAGCCCCCAGTAGAGCAGGCGGTAGACGCCTGGATCGACTGACGGGATCAGGCCGGCCGCCCAGAGGAACGCCGGAATCAGCGCCGCCGCGCCGGAGATCAGGCTCCAGAGCGCGATGATCGCCGCAGCGGCAAGCGCGAAGCTGAACAGCGGCAGGGAAGTGACATCACCTCTCATCCGCGCTCCGACGATGTTGATGAAGAAGTGAACGCAGCCGAGAATAGCGCCAACAGCGAACACGAGCACCGCTGCGTAGTAAAGAGCCGGCGCTTTCAGTGGCGGGTATGACGTGAACATCACGACTGCCCGGCCGGTGATCATCATCCAGGTCGCTACGAGAGAGCCGCCGAGCATCATGCCGTAGACGACCCAGCCGAGCTTTGGAACGAGCATCTTCGTGCTCAACAGGATGGTGCTGCCGAAGATCAGACCGGCCATCTCGAAAAAGATGATCCAGAAGATCAACATCACCATACCGTGAGCCGACACGAACTCGTAGAACCGGCTTGCGGACAGGAGGTGGACCGCCTCCCAGCGCGTCAGCGCGATACAGAGTGCGAGGAATCCGCCAAATGCCAGGAAGAGAACCGCTGTTACAGCGTGGAACTTGATCAGCTTCTCGGCCGATCGGTCAACTTCGAGCCCTGTCACAGCACAGCGTCTGAACAGACCCGGCGTTGCTATCGCCATGAGGTCACCCCTTCTCCCCCTACTAGTCGGTGACGATGATCTGGCCGGTCATCATGTGATGCAGAGGCCCGCAGTATTCGTTACAGATGATCGGGAATGTCCCCGATTCTTGTGGCGTCAGCTTGATTTCGGTGACGAACCCCGGAAGGATCTGTAGGTTCAGGGCATGTCCGGGCATCACCAGCGAGAAGCCGTGCTGCATATCGAGCGAGGAGATGTAGAAGGTGTAGGTCTCGCCACGCTTCAGCTGAATGACTGGACGCCATGCGTAGGTATACGCCTCGAGATAGACCTCGCCGCCCGGCTCGGGGGCCACGATCGGCACCCCCTCTACCTCGCCGACCGTATGCGCTGTGACATATGCGTCGACATGTGCCTTGTAGGCGGTCGGCTCGATACGGTAGCTGAGAATGTTGTTCTGTTGACTGCCGATCATCGGCCAGATGAATGAGATCATCGCAAACATCGACACGCCCCAGATAGCGGCAATGCCGAGCCACAATTTCTCATCACGCCCCATCGCGGTCCACCACACCCCCTGTGGCTTCGCGAACGTGCTGAATCGGTTGGCCATCGTCCCCCCTTGTCTACGATCGCCCAACGGGTCGAACCAAGCGCTACCTATTTCCCGAACAGCGGGACGCTGGCCAGGCTGAACAGACCCCAGACGATGTAGAACAGTGTCGGCACTACCAGCCCGGCGAAGAGCAACAGGAAGACATCGTCCATCAGCAGCTGCTGCCAGGGGATTCGCCGGCCGGCCTGGTCATGTGCAGGCTTCTGATCGCTCATCGTGGTTCACCCTCCTCGTGCGCGAACATTCCTCACGCTGTCCTGCGCATATGCGTGTGACGACTACCATGCCCATGCTCACCAATGTCATGGACAGGTGCAGCACAGGCAGGGGAGACCGCCATTGGGTGCTTGTGCACGGGTGTCGTCGTCGATGACGGCCACAGTAGTGGGATCAACTCCGAAGAGCAACTACCCCGTGGGATAGTCTTTCGAAGGTTCTACCCCACCCATTTGGGTGGCAGCGTGCGATCCAACTTGCCGGGCCGGCCGTTCGCGGAGATAGGGAACGGCAAGGATGCCGATCAGAACAGCAGCGTAAAACACCCCGCCTGCCACCCACATGATGATGCCGCCAAGCCGTTGATCGGTGTACGCCGTCAGCCCCCATGGTTTTGGAGTATCGGCATAGATCGGATAGATCAGATCCTGGGCAAGGGTAATCGTCGCGCACATGAGGTCGCTCGCCATCCAGGTAGCGAACAGCGCCAGAGCGGCTGCCGTCGTTGACAGCCGATGGTGTCGCGGCACCGGGTCAATCAGGACCCACCAGAAGAGGAGCGCTGTGAGAAGGAATGCCGCGTGCTCGATCTCGTGGATCATTTCATTTCGAACGGCTGCCTGATAGAAGCGTGGAAGATGCCAGAGAATGAACGAACCGTTGAAGAGGAGCACGACACTTACCGGATGAGTGAGGACGGTCAGAACACTCCGCACGCGGCGATGGCCGACGGTGTGACGCATCAGCGCGCGGCTGTGGCGGGGTGGCAGCCCGCGGAGCAGGATCTGCACTGGCCTTCCCAGCAGCAGCAGCGGCGCGACGACGAGCATCAGCAAGAGATGCTGGGTCATGTGGACCGAGAACAGCACACCGTTGAAGTGATCGAACGGGCCAGTCAGCGCCAGCGCCAGGGTCGCCAGTCCGGCGAGATACGCGACGACCTGCCAGTCTGGCGGCACGGGCCGGCCGGCCTTGGCAGCTGAACGGTATGCCACGAGGTAGCCCGCCGCGGCCGCTACGAGCAGCGGGGTGAGCAATGGGTCTGCTCGCCACGCCAACCACCAGTTACCGTGAAGCTCCCCGGCGTGCAGCAGGGTGATCAACATGGACGCCCCCGGATCATGGATTACACGTGTCGCATCTCGCAAGAGTGTCGCTCAATTGCGCCGCTTTGTCACGCTTGCAACCCGCGACGCCGAGGCGGTTGCGGCCCGACGTGGAGCAAGCAGCGCCTGGCTACTGTTGCGTCAGAGGCACCGTGAGCACCGTTTGCAGCGCGCCGTCGGCGACCAGTAGCGAGGCGCCGCTCGGCGCGACCACGACGCCGAATGGCTGGCGGAGCACTCCGACTCCAATCGCTGCGCCGGCCGTGCCGTTGGCGTCAAACGACACGACCGCGCCGTTTGTCGAGGTCGTCGCATAGACGACGCCGTTCGGGCCGACTGCCAGCCAGGGCTCGAAATACTGTAGCCCGACCCATTGTGGAACCTGCCAGGCGCCCAACCAACGGCCGTTGGCGTCGAAACGGGCAATCCGGCCATTGTGCGAATCCGCTACGAGGACGGCGCCATCATCCGCGACGGCGATCCCGACTGGTTCACGAAGCTGGCCATCGCCGTTCCCAGCGCCACCGAATGCACGGATGAACGTCCCCTCTGCGTCGAACACCTGGACGCGCTCGTTGCCGGTATCGGTGACATAGACGAGCCCCTCGTGGATTGCGATCCCTCGTGGTCCATAGAACGAACCTGTCTGCTGCTGTGCGTCGGGGCTGTCCTGAAGGTCAACGAATTGGCCCCATGCTCGTAGCGGCGAGCCATCAGCGTTGTAGACGACGATGCGATGGTTCCAGGTGTCCGCAACATAGATCGAGCCGTCGGGGGAGATAGCGATTCCGGCCGGCCCGCCGCCGCCAGCCGCGGTGTTGAGTCCAAGCTGCCCTGGCCCCGAGCCATTTGTTCCGATTGCGCGGACGAATGAACCGTCCGAGGAATATTCCTGGATGCGGGCGTTGCGTGAATCGACGACATAGATCGAGCCATCCGCGCCCACCGCAACGCCCCGAGGACCGTTGAGCTGCCCCTCCGCCGATCCTGCCCCAACGCGATCGAAGAGATTGAACGGTCCGGTGGCTTGAAAGAAGGTGTTGGCGATGTCGGGTGTTGCCAGCACCTGGAATGTCGTTGCGGCCGGCTTGTGGTCGAGTTTCCGCGTGATCATGAAGCCTGCGAAGTGTCGCCAGTCGTCGGGATTGACGATCCCGGTCGCTAGCCCGGCCCAGTCGGGCGATTCCCAGGCAGGGGCGAGCTCGTGCCCGTACTGATACGACTGACCACGCAGACCCGGCGTGACGACGGCGGCGTCACGCGAGCCATCGAGAATGACGACCTGGACATCAGCCGGCGGTGATTCAGTCTCCGGATCGAAGATGGTGAGATTCGGGTAATCGCGGAAGTACCACGCAAACGGTTGCTCGACGGCGATGTCGACGGCGATCCGCAGACCGTGGCCGCCGGCCGGGTCGCGTGAATCGCGCTGGGCCATTGTCATGTCACGGGAGAGGCGTTCCAGACGCCCGACAACGATGGGGATGTCCGCAGATAGCGCATGTGATGCCAGTGGATCACCGGGGTTGCCGGGCCGCTCGGACGCGGCTAGCACGCTCGAGCGTACTGTGAGCCCGCCGAGCACCAGCAACGCTGCCGAGAGGATGATCACGATGCGATCGCCCTGGATGCGCCGGCCGATCGTCGAGAGCGCGAACGCAAGCGGCACCACAGCGACCAGCACCAGGAGCACAAAGCGCATCAGCCAATCGAGTGTCTGCGAACCTGGCCCGCCACTCAGCAGCCCGAACATGCTGAGGATCGCCGAGAACATCAGTAGTGCGGCCACCACGTACAGCGTCGCCGGCCCGCGCCGGTACTCACCCCAGGGGAGCCGCGCCACGAGGTATGCTGCGCCAATCGCTCCCAGCAACGTCAGCGGCACGATCAGCACGACCCACGATGCCAACGTCCCCGCCCCAAACA is a window encoding:
- a CDS encoding ArgE/DapE family deacylase, which translates into the protein MSSIDQALVTRICQAIDERRDTTVALLQSLVQIPSVTNDEGPVQRVVAAAFADRALDVDAWEATPEEIAPFVEHVGRQTVFAGRANVAGIRRGAGGGRSILLNAHVDTVEPGDPATWTHNPLGGEVVGDLLYGRGSCDMHGGLVSFLAAFDALDTLGIQLAGDATILSTVGEEDGGLGALSSILRGYRGDATLITEPTRLALVTAQGGSLVFRMTIQGRSAHAAVRDEGVSALEKFVPIFQDLLAFEAERNATLQHPLYASIANKIPINIGVVHTGVWASTVPESLVAEGRVGLIPGEDVDEFKQQVVERIMSVANRDPWLREHPPVIEWFGGQFAPAETSVDAPIAQAILHAHAAITGSPPPVEAVTYGADMRLFSMIGGMPCVMYGAGDVTIAHHADEHISITDLLTASKTIACLLVDWCGVA
- a CDS encoding D-2-hydroxyacid dehydrogenase, giving the protein MVVGTHRVMITTPLEAEHVDRIRREAPAGVDVIYEPDLLPPTRYTADHNGIDDYHHTSEQAARWAELLATADILFDFPPGRLHPHEASPRVGWIQTTSAGVGRTVATMGIKPGELIITTASGVHVRPLAEFVMMALLMVVKEHDRLRNDQAAHRWVRFCSDELSGKVIAIVGPGKIGSEIIRISRCFDMRPVATARDCRPERAAELGVERLYRRDELHEMLGIADAIVLCAPHTPETENIMDRAAFNAVAPGAVFINIGRGPLVDEAALLEKLLDGTIRFAALDVFRTEPLPADSPFWDLPNVLINPHSASTSDRENGRITDIFLHNLRCYVEGRSSDMRNVLDIERMY
- a CDS encoding Xaa-Pro peptidase family protein, translating into MADNNPVLARRLTRAQQEMARQGVDYLLVTPSSDLTYLLGYPAHASERLTLLGVPREGRPFVVAPQLEAVRLEARRDIVDVHAWGETENPSALVASLVGDAAGKTIAVSDQTFSVFLMRLQAALPGASWIPGGHVIGLLRVVKDEAEVAALREAARRTDIGWARFVESTRLSGLTELQAAERLAQCLADEGLPKPGFLIVASGPGSASPHHMTGERVIAEGDSVVFDFGSTWEHYYSDITRTVHVGEPSEEYRTVYETVLQANAAAKAAARPGVACEAVDKAARDVIEAAGYGEYFIHRVGHGLGLDVHEEPYMVHGNATPLQPGMVFSDEPGIYIPGKFGVRIEDILVCTEDGYESLNNAARDLTVMD
- a CDS encoding FAD-binding oxidoreductase, with translation MVEIPATAEVVIIGAGIMGCSIAYHLAERGVRDVVVLERDQIGRGATADAAGGIRLQFSTETNIRLSQISLEYWEQFEERFGVDINLRQQGYLFLLTGQDEVEVFQQNLALQQSLGVPVRWVTPDDIRALNPAVVVDDVIGGTFCPRDGWADTSTSTMGFAQAARRLGVRIVEDAPVTGFDIGDGRIRGVRSGDSRISAPLVICCAGPQTNAVGALAGLDLPIHPYRRMSFITEPFDLIPPTAPMTIEFARSLYFHPESQGFLFGMSNKDEPSSENKVVDDDWMVATVEALIERAPVFEEAAVLRGWAGFYEVTPDDNPLVGPVPEMGGLLVAAGFSGHGFMQGPAIGKVVAEMVVDGESSAIDVSAFRPSRFQEGALAQEHNVI
- a CDS encoding DUF503 domain-containing protein — its product is MIVGVGYISVQLFESQSLKEKRRVVRSVVERARSRFNVSVAEVDYLDSWQMAGIGFSCVSNSSIHADRMLAEIIKFFEANLAFGAIADISTELIHVG
- a CDS encoding cbb3-type cytochrome c oxidase subunit I — translated: MAIATPGLFRRCAVTGLEVDRSAEKLIKFHAVTAVLFLAFGGFLALCIALTRWEAVHLLSASRFYEFVSAHGMVMLIFWIIFFEMAGLIFGSTILLSTKMLVPKLGWVVYGMMLGGSLVATWMMITGRAVVMFTSYPPLKAPALYYAAVLVFAVGAILGCVHFFINIVGARMRGDVTSLPLFSFALAAAAIIALWSLISGAAALIPAFLWAAGLIPSVDPGVYRLLYWGLGHGAQQINLAAMVAIWYGLASLTTGAKPLNEGLSRFAIVLYIFFINMGSIHHLLADPGLTPWFRNINTSYMMYLAVLGSLIHGFSIPASIELGLREQGFRKGLFGWLRRAPWGEPGFAALAVSLFLFGVMGGISGVIIGGPQVNLIMHNTLLSPSHFHMTVVTGTTIAFMGLSYYLVPLIFQRELVLRGFARWQPYIYGAGMVIWAAGMGLAGHWGVPRRHWDITFSSSVFPLKSDIFETRTIDVFLAFLGIGGILAVIGGAMFVTVIVGTVFTGKRSATPYLGKIMADTFAPVPVVSGASGEDEAVVKKHKEHEGFETPGALVLALIYLALFVGLYGFSWFELSKLPWGVH
- a CDS encoding cytochrome C oxidase subunit II, with protein sequence MANRFSTFAKPQGVWWTAMGRDEKLWLGIAAIWGVSMFAMISFIWPMIGSQQNNILSYRIEPTAYKAHVDAYVTAHTVGEVEGVPIVAPEPGGEVYLEAYTYAWRPVIQLKRGETYTFYISSLDMQHGFSLVMPGHALNLQILPGFVTEIKLTPQESGTFPIICNEYCGPLHHMMTGQIIVTD
- a CDS encoding cytochrome c oxidase assembly protein, whose product is MLITLLHAGELHGNWWLAWRADPLLTPLLVAAAAGYLVAYRSAAKAGRPVPPDWQVVAYLAGLATLALALTGPFDHFNGVLFSVHMTQHLLLMLVVAPLLLLGRPVQILLRGLPPRHSRALMRHTVGHRRVRSVLTVLTHPVSVVLLFNGSFILWHLPRFYQAAVRNEMIHEIEHAAFLLTALLFWWVLIDPVPRHHRLSTTAAALALFATWMASDLMCATITLAQDLIYPIYADTPKPWGLTAYTDQRLGGIIMWVAGGVFYAAVLIGILAVPYLRERPARQVGSHAATQMGGVEPSKDYPTG
- a CDS encoding 6-bladed beta-propeller produces the protein MSRDLALDDDIREPEPLETTVLDRAIDLPFAAGRWALAGIAIVAATLLRLAGLDRWPLSITGANAATDAYRLVRGETAAVDLHGVATTVEWAALAMFAGGANDAVVRVGFAAAGIAATLVWLAFVRHLGWQVAASGLVLAALSPTLIVAARTVDGAALVALGTMLILLSTIRDKSGEGIGWSILAGISLAMMTLSHPFGIVAAGIAWLGARLVANAIGSSTTRRVPLNLAAVVAALATLILTTTVLLTRPGSFTASLRELFDQLWSAHLREIGSLAHMPAFNLILNEPLLLVLGAVAIITTRDQPLTRAATIWAAIAFAFASLFGAGTLASWVVLIVPLTLLGAIGAAYLVARLPWGEYRRGPATLYVVAALLMFSAILSMFGLLSGGPGSQTLDWLMRFVLLVLVAVVPLAFALSTIGRRIQGDRIVIILSAALLVLGGLTVRSSVLAASERPGNPGDPLASHALSADIPIVVGRLERLSRDMTMAQRDSRDPAGGHGLRIAVDIAVEQPFAWYFRDYPNLTIFDPETESPPADVQVVILDGSRDAAVVTPGLRGQSYQYGHELAPAWESPDWAGLATGIVNPDDWRHFAGFMITRKLDHKPAATTFQVLATPDIANTFFQATGPFNLFDRVGAGSAEGQLNGPRGVAVGADGSIYVVDSRNARIQEYSSDGSFVRAIGTNGSGPGQLGLNTAAGGGGPAGIAISPDGSIYVADTWNHRIVVYNADGSPLRAWGQFVDLQDSPDAQQQTGSFYGPRGIAIHEGLVYVTDTGNERVQVFDAEGTFIRAFGGAGNGDGQLREPVGIAVADDGAVLVADSHNGRIARFDANGRWLGAWQVPQWVGLQYFEPWLAVGPNGVVYATTSTNGAVVSFDANGTAGAAIGVGVLRQPFGVVVAPSGASLLVADGALQTVLTVPLTQQ